The window TATTTACAACTGGTTCTTGTTTTTTATTCAGTTATCTGAAATGTATTTGTTTCGATTGACAGAGAAGCTCAGAAGCTCTAGTGATGATGGAGAAGGCTATTAGAGCAGACAAGAAGAATCCACTTCCCATGTATCATAAGGCTAGTATACTGATGAGCTTAGAAAAATTTGATGAAGCTCTAGCAGTCTTAGAGGAGGTTAAAGAATATTCTCCTCGTGAAAGTAGTGTGTACGCTCTGATGGGTAAAATCTACAAGCGGCGTAATATGCACGAGAAAGCGATGCTTCATTTCGGTTATGCATTGGATTTGAAACCATCCGCAACTGACGTCGCTACCATTAAGGTGATTTGGGcatatttcttgttctttattaaCACCCACTATCGATAACTTTCCATGTAGCTTTGATCGCAACACAAGCATATCTTTCATTCGCATTTCACTCCGAGGCTCATCTCTTCCTTTTCCAACAGGCTGACATTGAGAAGTTACATGTACCTGACGAACTAGACGATGAGTAGATCTATCATGTTGGAATTCAGTTAAAGAGGACATGTCGCAAGTTATCCGGCTGAAAAGACTCAACCCTGGGTGATGGTCTGCTTGTGCTTTCGAAGGTGTATGAATGGCCTAGTTCATGAGACTCGCCTGCTCATTTGGGCACCCGCATCCAGTCTACATATTGTAGAAACTGGCCTCAGTTTTGTAGGTGATTCACATACTGGTAGAGGACAAGATGTGACTCAAGCACTGATAGCTGCTATACTTGTACGGATAGTTGTATCATCATGTTGAGGAAAACCTACTTGTATCATTGACCTTAACCCTAATGTTTATATTTGTAATCTACCTTAATCTTTTGACCAAAATTGTAAAAATCCATGATTAATTTTCCCGTTAATACGAGTCTAAACCGTTAAATTTACCCGGATTCAGATCTAGGGTTCTTTTGTGGCCACTGCTCAGATCTCCGTCCCCAAATCTCGTCCCCAAGCTTGGAAGTTACCTTACACGGCCACAAAATTTTCCTCTATCCACTTTATTATTCAGCAAAAGTTATAGTAAGTGCCACGATcaattgaagtttttatggcAAACATTTTAGCGCCTAAATATAACAGAAACCCACCCTGAAATAGGGGGTAACTGCTCTTAACGACTAGAGCTACAAGTCCGACAATTTATCAACCTTTCCAGATTTATCACCGGGTTTTATTTCAGGGTTATACAGAGAGGCTTCCATTCTGCTAGCCATGACTTGCAAGCCAGTGCCAATAAACAGGTCCAGATCCTCCAGCCTCCATCCCTCCACTCGTTCAACTTCATACTTCCACACAATCGTGCACCCAGCATCCTTCCGCACCACTTCCACGGTCGAAATGTACGAGTTGAACCCGACATTCCCATATATGATAGAGTAACTAAATGTCATTGTTGCTGGGTCTTTACCCAGCGGCTTCTGCTTAGTCCAATTCATCTTCTCTTGGTCTTGGTTCCGTTCACTTCTTTGATCAACCGGAGTCTTGAACCCAGTGCAGAACCGCATGCACCGGCCTACCCTGACGTGCCTTCAACACCAAGGCAAGTAGGCAAGTTGTGAGAGTTGGGAACCACTTGTGCAGGCCAAGGAAGTCCTCCAAAAGAAGCCAAACTTGCTCTGCTTTGGGGCCTTTTAGCTCTGCACTTGCCTCGCCTTCCCATTTCAGTTGTTTCTCATGTGCCATTTAGTTTGTATGAAAAGAAAGCTAATAACAAATGGATGTTTTGAAGAATGGTTCTCTCAGTAGGCTTTGTTCTCACTCCACAATGCACCCACCCGTTCCttgtaataaaaatacaaggaaAAAATGACGTGTGAACAAGTGTAGAACAACTTTCTTGAAGCGTCAATAACCACTCCCTATCTGTATATACATTTCTAAAATATGAATTTTCTATTAGATGAAAGATACTCTTTTGTCACCAGTTCACAACACGGCAAACATTTATTAAACGGGTGACGTGGCATGCAACAGTGGTTGTATCTTAAGTCAATCACGTGTTGTCATGTGAGTATGTTGAAACGTGAAACCCATGGCAATGTGTAACTGTCTTGGGATCCCGTTACAAAGCTATCCCGTTATAGTTAAGTTTTTGTGGTCTTAGTGATCCTTAGTGAGTAATGGTTGAAGTAATCTCCATTTTGATGATGAAATCACTGAATCAGCAGAAGTATAGTAATAGCAGAAGTAACTAACAGCTTGAATGGTAATATTAACTGAAGGAGCAAAGGTAATATTAACTGAAAACAAACTTTATTTCTGTAATAGCACTGAGACTGTAGACATTTtagtatgtatgtatgtatgtatgtatgattTTTCGACATCAAACTATCACCCGTTCTCGAGATCTAAAGACAGGAAAATGTCCAATGGCTTGTTGGAAAACTCGAACTTAGACTGTACCATGTCACACAAGAAGAAATGCTACTACTTCAACTCACTTTCTACCTTTTGTTTCTTCTGCTTGTGCAGAAACTTGTAATGTTGATGACATTTTGTATTGGTTATGAATCTGAAACGGAACTGCCTCCCCTTGTAGTCTCTTTAACGCTATCGATCTTTGAGGTGTCTGAACTTGTTTCGACCTTTGATTTAATGTCAATGTTTGAATCTTGCGCTGAGATTTTGCTTTTGGCTTCCAAATCTGCACCATTTGTTCCATCTTTAGACCCAACTTCTTCATTTACTGCATTTTCATTGATTTCATTTTGATTATTCGAACTCAAATTAATTTCCTGATGACCCGTGATTGCATGATCACCACTCGATACAATCACTAAGGATTCTATGATATCATGGCCATCTACCGGCACACCAttctcatcatcaaaaccatggACCACTGCATCTACCACTGAATTTTGGCCCTCAAGAGAGTCATTCTTATTTTCATCCCGTCGTACTGAAATGTCTGTGTTAGTAGTATTAGATTCCTGCAATCTCTTTGGCTCTTTCTCCTGgccccttccattttcttgcTCATCACGATTAACTTGTGATTCCTGCTCCTCGTCCTCTCCTGCTTCATCATGACTAATGTTCTTCACATGTTTCTCACCATCTTGTTCCGAGATAACTGCCTGTGTACCTTCCTGTCCCTCTCGGTAAGTTTCTTCACGCAATGAATTCTCGTTCAGCCCCATTGTTTCGCCATTTCCTTTAACTTCACCATCAGAATTCTCGTCTCTATTGCTCAATTCTGTGTTCTGAACttctgtttccttttcaacttcatTCACTTCGTTTACTTTCTGCCAagattcttcttcatttttctcttCAGCAATTCCATCAAACACATCGTTTCCATCTTCTGTCTTTGTACTTACTTCTCCTACATGTTTTGAATCTTCTGATGCAGACACACCTCCACCTTTTGACCACCCTGCACTCCCCTTACGCCCGAAAATATTAGAACCGTGTTCTTTACTGGCCTTGTCATCTGCACTTTCACTATAGTGAGAGTGCTTCATCTGGTATAGCAACCAGAAGCAAAACACCAAAAGCAATGCAATCTGAAACGACGGCTTCACCTTCAACCCTTTGGCAGGTCTCTGGTTGCGCCCGGTAGATTGGGAATTCATCAAAACTCTGTAGACCTGCTTCAAAAGACAATCTTCTCATAAATTTCCAACCAATCGTCACAACGATAAGGAAGAAAAAGTTTCACTTATGAAAGACCTCAAATCCAAAATCAGCAACAGGGTTTTGCCATCAGCATCAGAAATAGGAAAAACCACTACTTATTctaagcaattagggttttgcaAACTTCCAATCCACCTCCCCCCTCCCTTTCGAAAAACCTTGTTCTAAAATTTTCCTTTGGATTCAAATTAGAACTAGGTCAACAAATCTTTCAGGTAATTAATATAACATTAGTCTATCATCTCAATGCT of the Pyrus communis chromosome 1, drPyrComm1.1, whole genome shotgun sequence genome contains:
- the LOC137716270 gene encoding probable methyltransferase PMT27: MNSQSTGRNQRPAKGLKVKPSFQIALLLVFCFWLLYQMKHSHYSESADDKASKEHGSNIFGRKGSAGWSKGGGVSASEDSKHVGEVSTKTEDGNDVFDGIAEEKNEEESWQKVNEVNEVEKETEVQNTELSNRDENSDGEVKGNGETMGLNENSLREETYREGQEGTQAVISEQDGEKHVKNISHDEAGEDEEQESQVNRDEQENGRGQEKEPKRLQESNTTNTDISVRRDENKNDSLEGQNSVVDAVVHGFDDENGVPVDGHDIIESLVIVSSGDHAITGHQEINLSSNNQNEINENAVNEEVGSKDGTNGADLEAKSKISAQDSNIDIKSKVETSSDTSKIDSVKETTRGGSSVSDS